CGGCTGCACGTAAGCATCGCTCAGCCTGCGTCGGCCGGATTCGGCATTGTTCACTGGGACGCGGCTTGTACCGATGATCGCAGCGGCTTGCGCCACGCTGAGACCGGCGTCGCACCTTAGGAGCTGGAGGTCCGGCGGGCCGTCGTGGGGGAAGAGAACATCGAGCGGCTGACTGAGCGCCGCTGCAATCGCTGGGAGCTTCTCGCCCTTGGGGAAGTCCTGGCCGCTCTCCCACCGCGCGACAGTCGGGCCGCTGACACCTACCTTGGCCGCCAACTCCTTCTGGCCAAGGTCCTTGCCCCGCCGGACGGCACGCACGCGACTGCCGTCGAACTGACGTGGGGTCACATGAACTCCTGCAGCGTGGCGGTCGGGCTGGTCGGGGCGGCGTTTGTGGCAACTGTAATCCAGGCTTGATACATCCGCGCAACTAACGTACGTTCCTGTATCGCACCTGTTGATCGGGCCCCGAGCATCAAGTGTGCCAGCCCCTGGAGGACCTCTATGCATGTTGCGTTGTCGTGGCTACTTGCGCAACGCGCCGTCGCATTCGGTACCCAGTCGTTGTCGACCGATCGCGGGAGCACCTTCCCCGATACCCGCTGTCGCCAGCCCTGTGCGACGGGTTAGGGCCAGGGATGGACTTGTTCGCGGGTGTCTACATATGTTCGTCGTCCCCCGCCGGGCAGCGACCCGGGGAGGGGCGGAACGAGCAGATGGAAGGCAGGGAGGAAGGGGGTGGTGCGAATGCGAGCGCACGGTCCGTGACGTAGCGCACCAAAGAAAACCGGCGCCCGGGAGCTACCAACTCCCAAGCGCCGGGCCGGTACCCCCCCAAGGGCACCGATTCACATCTCGCGGGCGGCGGGGCTTTTGCACGAGAACCGCCGCACCGCACTCCTACGAACAACGGAGTATCGCATGCTCGCCACGCCGAGCGGAACTCTGGCATGCCCGGACAAGGCCCGCCAGCACCGCCTCGCGGCACAGCTCGCCGACATGATCCCCGGGGCGGCGACCATCCGCGTCAGCCTCACCGACCCGAAGCAGACGTGGCCCCACCCGCACGCCATCGCCAAGGACGCGGACGGGGAGACGATCGAGCTGAGCCGGACGACCGCAAGGATCACGGCCCGATGGGTCCTGCGGGTCTGGCCGGACGCGGACTGGACCCGGCCCCACACCTTCGACCTCGCCGCCGCGACCCTCACCCGCAGCGACCTCGCCGCTGCCAGTCGGCGCCGCTGACATGGCGCGGATCCGAACCATCAAGCCGGAGGCGTTCGTCTCCGAGTCGCTCGCCGAGGTGAACGTCGAGGCCGAGCGGACCTTCTTCGGCCTCCTCACCCAGGCCGACGACCACGGCCGCCACCGCGACAACGCCGCGATCATCGCGGGGCTGCTCTGGCCCCTGCGGGCCGAGCACACCTCAGTCCACGTCGAGGACGACCTCCAGCAACTCGCCAACGCGGGCCTGATCTGCCGGTACACCGGCTGCGACGGCCGCCGCTACCTCCACATCGTGACCTGGTCCGAGCACCAGAAGATCGACAAGCCCAGCCAGTCCCGACTGCCCTCCTGCCCGCAGCACCACGCGACTGACCGGTGCGGCCCCTGCAAGGGGACCTGCACGAGGCGTACCGAGGCGTCGCCCACCCCTACCCGAGGGCTCGCCGAGGCTTCGCCGAACGCTCCCCGAGCCCTCGATCTGCCCGCGCGGCCCGCTCCGACGCCTCCCGCCCCCCGAAGCGAGGGCCCGACCGTACAACAGGACGCCCTCGTCGGCCTCGCCGGCACCCCTGACCGCCCCGACGCGAAACCTGCAGGTCAGACGGCATTCCCGGAGGGCTCCCCGAAGCCTCCCCGAAACCTCGGAGAGGGCTCGGCGCCTGGATCTAGGATCTTGGATCCTGGATCTTCATTCCCTACGGGGCGCACAGCGCCCGACGCCACCGTCTCGGCCAACGACCTCATCGGCGAGTACGTCGCCGCGTGCGACGAGCGACCGCCCAGCGACGTGCTCGGACACCTCGGCCGCATCGCCAAGAAGCTCCTCGGCGAGGGCATCGCCCCGGAGCACGTCCGCGCCGGACTGCGGCGCTTCGCGGAGATCCAGGGCCACCCCAGCCGCCTGCCGAGCCTGGTCAACGACGCCATGAACGCACGGTCCGCTGGTTTGGCGCGGCCGGGAATCCGGCCTACCGTGCCCGCTCACCAGGCGTGGACCAACCCGGTCGACGCTGCCGCCGCCTACGCCGAGGAGCTGTGATGCGCACCCACACCCGCGACCCGCAGACCCTCGGTGGCGCAGGCACCCTGGACCGGATGGCCCGGATCCTGGCCGCCCGCAACATCGACCCCGTAGCCGTCGCCGCCCTGGCCGACGAGCCCGAGCCCTACTCCCCGCTGGACGCCCTGTTGGCCGCGATGCCCCCGCGCTACCAGGGCGCGGTCGCCGACCACCCGCAGGTCCTGGACTGGGCCCGGGACGTCGCCCAGCAGGCCGTTGCCCCGAGCATCGGAGCCCGCCGGCAGGTCACCACCGGCCCGAGCCTGCTGATGGCCGGGGTGGTCGGCGCGGGCAAGACTCACCAGGCGTACGGCGCGGTCCGACAACTGGTGAAGACCGGAGTGGGCGTGCGCTGGCGCGCGACCACTGCCGCCGACCTGTACGCCGACCTCCGCCCCCGGCCGGGAGCCGACAGCGAGCGGGAGCTGGCGGCCGTCAGCAGGTGCCCGCTGCTGATCATCGACGACCTCGGCGCGGCCAAGGCGTCCGAGTGGGTCGAGGAAGTGACGTACCGGCTGATCAACCGCCGGTACAACCACATGCTCCCGACGCTGATCACCACCAACCTGGCGATCAAGGACCTCCGGGCCTACCTCGGCGACCGAGTCACCTCCCGACTCGCGCAGATGACCACCCGGGTCGAGTTCGAGCCGGTCGACCGCAGACGCCACCACCCCGCCGCCTGATCCACCGCAGGCCGCCACGCCGGGCCGCGCCTTCAGCGCGCCGCCCCATGCACCTCCCGACCCAGCGCACCCCTCCGCCGACGCCCTGCGCGCGGAGAGCGATCGGAGCAACCCGCATGACCACCACGACGATCAGCCCTGCCCGCCACCGGTCGCTCGGCGACCACACCTGGCAGGACCAGGCCGTCTGCCAGAGCACCGAGTACAACCCGGTGGACCCCGAAATCTTCTTCCCGGAGCCCGACGAGACCGACAGGATCACCGCCGCGAAGTCGCTGTGCGGCCAGTGCCCGGTCCGCCGCACCTGCCTGGACGCCGCCCTGGAGAGCGGCGACACCGACGGCATCCGGGGCGGACTGACCGAGGAAGAGCGCGGGCCGCTGCACACGAAGCTCGCCCACCGCCTCGACTACAGCCGCGTCAACGCCACCATCGCCGGGCGCGACGTCCACCTCACCAAGGACGAGCGCCGCGCGGTCGTCCACGCCGCCTACCACCACGGCCTCACCGAACAGCGCCTGGCCTGGCTCCTGAAGATCACCGAGGAACACGCCCAGAAGCTGTACCGCGAAACCCGCCGAGCCATCCGCAACCGAGACCTGGAGCAGACCACGAAGACCACCCCGCCCCACGAGACCGACGGCGAGCGCCTGGGCCGCGACGACTTCGGGACGGCGGCGTGAACATCACGAGCGAGCCCAGCACGGCGCATGTCACCGGATGGGACCGCGCGGTCGTCATCGCCCTCGGCGGTGCGGGATGCGCCCTGTCGTACGACGCGCTGCAGCAGATGGCCGTCGCCATCCACGTCCGGGGCCTGCTGACCTACGTCTTCCCCTTGGTGATCGACGGGTTCATCGCCTACGGCATCCGCGCTCTGCTGGTCCTGCGCGACGCACCGCTGCGAGCCCGGCTCTACGTCTGGACACTCTTCGGCACGGCCACCGCCGCCAGCATCTGGGCCAACGCGCTGCACGCGGTCAGGCTCAACGAAGAGAACGCCTCGGCCAACGGGCTGCGTCTCGGCGACACGGTGGTCGCCGTCCTGTCCACCATCGCCCCGCTCGCTCTGGCCGGAGCGGTCCACCTGTACATCCTCATCGCCCGGGGGCCGGTCAAGGACAGTGACCGAAGTGACCGCGATGACCTCGGTCAGGCCGGTCACCCCGGTCAGCCCGAGCACATCGCGGTCACTCGGACCGACCGGGCCGGCCAGCAGCAGCCGCAGCCCGGTCAGGTCAGCGCCGGACAGCCGGTCGCCGCCCTGACCGACCGGCCCCGCCTGTCCCTGGACAAGCAGACCCCGGACGCCCGGACACTGACCGGGGACAGCGCCCCGGCGGACACCACCCGCCCGGACACCAGTCACCATGACCGGGAGCCCAAGGCCACTGACCTGGGCGGACAGCCGGACACCGCCCCGGTGGTCAGTAACCAACAGGCCGTCAACGAGCCGGTCACCGGGCGCCCGGACAACCTCCCGCCGGTCACTGACCGGCCGGTCGCTCCGCCACCGGTCACTGACTCGGTCACCCGGACAACCGGTGACCGGCGACCTGACCCGGACACCGAGGAGCTCCTGGAGATAGCCCGGTCAGCGGTCAGGGCCGAGGACAAACTGACCCGCAAGGTCGTCGCCCAAGCGATCCGCGGTCAACAGATCCCGCTGTCCAGCGACACGCTGACCGCCCTGATGGTCCAGCTCCGCCAGCAGCACGGACAGTCGGTCACCACCTCCCGGAACTGACCGCACGCCACATGGGGCGGGTGTCCAGCAGGACACCTCGGCCGGTCACCCGCCCCTGGACACGCGCCCCACGACCTCCCCAAGGAACCGGAGAGCACTGCCATGCGTACGAACCCCGCCACGCCGGCCGAGGTGGACTCTTGGCTGACCGTCCTGCACCAGCGTGGCCACCTCCACCGCGCCGAATCCGGTCCCGACAGCACCTGGACCGTGCAACGACACCGACACAGCCGCCCCTGGACCCTGCACCACCCGGTCCTGGCCATGGACTGGATCGAGGAAGTCGTCCGCGACATTCACCAGCAGGACGCGGAGACGGGCCGGTGACGGCCAACGACCCGGCGGCCACCACGTCCGGACCGCAGCGTCACCCCAACACGGCTCCTGGCGGAGCAAGTTGTCACATACGACGGTCCTACGGCCCGTCGTATGCACTTGCCCCCACCCAAGGGGGCGGGGGAAATCCGGCTGGTCCCCGAGCGAGGGCGCACGGGGACCAACCGGACTCCCGGCACCAGGGGGCGCCGGTCGTGGGAGGAGAAGCAGACGACCGCGCCCCGCGCGAGCAACAGAGCACGAGCGAACCCGCGTTCCCCGACCGCAAGCCGCGCCGACGCACCCGCAATCCAAGCCAGCGCACGCACAAGACGACCACCCGCCTGTCCGACACCGAGAAGACCGAGATCACCGCCGCCGCCAAGCAGCGCGCCGTCACCGTCGCCCGTTTCCTCGCTGCTGCCGGCCTCGCCGTCGCCCGCGGTTCGACCACCGTGCATACCAACGAACAGCTCGACGCCGCCATCGACGAACTGGTCGCCCTGCGCACCGCCATCTCCCGCATCGGCAACAACATCAACCAGATCGCCTTCGTCTACAACACCGGAGGACAGCCCCGCCCCGGCGAACTCGACCACGCCCTCACGACCTTGACCTGCGTCCTGACCCGCGTAGACGACACGGCCGACACGCTGGTCAAGAAGCGCCTCTGATGGTCCCCAAGATCCGACGAGGCTCACGCACCCACGGCTTGCTCGTCTACCTGTACGGCCCCGGCAAACGCGACGAGCACACTGACCCCCACCTTGTCGGCAGTTGGGACGGCTTCGCCCCCGACCCCGGCCGCGACACCAGCCCCGACCCCGACCCCAAGGTCACCCTCTCCCGGCTCGCCGCAGCCCTGGACCTGCGAGTCAAGCAGGCCGGTACCAAGGCGCCAACCGAGCACGTCTGGCACTGCTCGGTACGCACCGACCCCGGCGACCGCACCCTGACCGACGCCGAGTGGAACACCGTCGCCCGCCGCCTGGTCCAAGCCGTCAACCTCGCCCCCGACGGCGACCCGGACGGCTGCCGCTGGGTCGCGGTGCGCCACGCAGACGACCACATCCACATCCTGGCCACCATGGTCCGAGGCGACCTGCGCCGCCCGAGGATGAACTACGACTTCAAGAAGGCCCAGGCCGAATGCCGCCGCATCGAACAGGAGATGGACCTGCGCCAGCTCATGCCCGGCGACGGCACCGGAGCCAAGACCCCCACCAGCGCCGAGCGTTTCAAAGCCGAGCGCACCGGCCGCCCCGAGACACCGCGCGAGACGCTGCGTGAAGCCGTCCGCCAGGCCGTCGCCGGAGCCGCCGGCGAAGCCGAGTTCTTCACCCGCCTTCGCGAGGCGGGCCTGCGCGTCAAGCTGCGACACGCCCCCTCCGGGGACGTCCTCGGCTACACGGTCGCACTGCCCGGCGACCGTAACCGCGACCGCGAGCCGGTCTGGTTCGCGGGCTCGACCCTGGCCCCCGACCTTTCCTATCCGAAGATCCAGCGCCGCCTCGCCGACGGAACCGCCGACGCGGTCACGATGCCGGAAGCCGACACCGGCCGGTCGGACTGGTCGCCACCCGCACGGGGGCGACGCACCGCGACCGGGATCGCCGAGCGCGCCGCGATCCGCCTGGACAGCGACGACGACGATGCCGCAGCCCAACTCGTCGGAGTCGGCGAACTCCTGGACGCGGTCGCCCAGACCTCCCCGGCCGCCACCTGCGCCGAACTTGGCGCCGCCGCTCGCTCCTTCGAACGCGCCACCCGCAGCCACGTCCGCGCCGAACGCGCCGATACCCGCGCGATCCGCTCGGCGGCCCGAGGCATCATCCAGGCCGGCGGCGCGCTCGGCCGAGGAGAGGACGGCGGCACTACCGCCATGCTCGTCTCCACCCTGGTCCTGGTGGCGTTGGCCGCAGCACGCTGGCACTCCGCACGCGGTCACGCCCAGCAGGCCGAAGCCTCCCGTCAGACCGCCGAGCATCTGCGCGCCGCCTACCGCCAGGCCGCCGCCGCACCCATGCAGGCCCTGCGCGATCAAGGCCGAGCCCTGCCCGAAGCCCAGCGCCGCACCTACGAGACCACCATCCGCGCAGCCCTGCCCGAGAACAGCACCCGAGCCGACACGAACACGAAGAACGACGCCCTAGCCGCCACCCTGGCTCAGGCCGAGCAGGTAGGCCACGACCCGAAGGCCCTCCTGCAGGAGGCCATCGCCATGCGCGAACTCGACACGGCCGAGGACGTGAACGACGTCCTGGTCTGGCGACTGCGCCGCCTCGCCCAGCTCCCCGCCCACCCGGGCGAAGCCGCTCGACGCCCGCAGGCCGAAACCGGCCGCGCCGAGTCCGCGGCCAACCGGACCGGCGTTCGGACCGGACCTCCGGCAATGACTCGGCCCGCCGCCCCGGACCCGTACAACCGCCCGCCACGCCGCTGACCAGCAGTCCGGCAGGCCCGCCACCGAACTGCCGGACTGCTCGAAACCCCTGGACAACCGGCTCCACCGACTGTTGCGGATGAACAGAGAAGGCCATCGACCGGGAGATGACGCTCGTGCCCAGAACGACCGACCACCACGTAGAGCCGGCCCCCGTCCTACCCGCCGCCCCCGCCGGAAGCGATCCGCTGCTGCAACTCCAGTACGAGACGCAGCCGCCCAGCGGACCCGGAGCGACGCGCTGCCTCAGCCACCCGCCGGAGTTGTCCCTGCGCGGGATCCCCGTGATGTGCTCGACCTGCCGGGCCCGGCGCGACTGGCTGCTCATCAACCACGGCCGCAATGTCTGGGTCCGCTGCCGCTGCAGCAACCAGTGGCCTGAGCCCGAGATCAGCCGCGCCGACTTCGACGCCATGATCGCCATCCCGGACGGGACGACCTACCCCAGCGTCGAGCAGGGCCTGGCCGCACTCGGCTTCGACGGCGCCTTCGCCGGCATCTACTTGGAGTAGCGAGGGGTAATGCAGGCGGATGACACAGCAACACCGCTGCCGCCAGCCCTGTTCACCCGAAGGGAGGCTCCATTTCGCCTGGGCCGCCCTTCGTGTTCGTGAGGCCGGAGGGGCGGATGTGACGGCCGGTTTCAGGCGAGCCGAAGTCGCTGGTCGGGGGCGTCTCGGCGCAGAGGGTCGGGGGACTCGTTGATGCGCATCAGCCAGTCGTAGGTGCGTACCTGGATGTGTGAGCGCCGGGCATGCAGATCCCGGATTTCGGTGGCTGCGTCGTCGTAGGTCTCGCGGGCCATGATGATCAAGCCGGGGACCTCGGCTGTGATACCCGGCAGGCCCAGTCCGTCGGCGTCACGCGCGGAGCGGGCGTAGTGCAGGTTGGTGGACAGCCACCTGCGCCAGTCCTCGATCTGGTCGACCGCGTGTCGCAGGGTGGTTGTCGCCCGCTTGTTGCCCGGGTTGGTCATGCGGCTGACGGGGCTCTCCAGTTCGACCAGCGTCCAACGAACTCCGAGCGAGGTCTGACCGGCGATCATGAAGTCGGCCATGTAGTGGTTCCCGAGCTGGACCTGGGGCCGGATCCAGGTGTCGTGGGTGCCCACCACGGTACCGGCCAGCAGCGCCGGATGCTTCTCCAGGAGCCGCTGCATCGCGGACTCGTCGTCGGCTGTCTCCAGTGCGTTGCGCAGCGCCTCGACCGCCGCCGGGGTCGCTGGAAAGTTGATCCGCCAGCGGTCCAGCTGCGCCTCTTGGGCTCGAGTGATCCGGGTTGGGTTGCTCTGGATCGCAGCGGCGTATTCGCGGGCCAGGCGGAGCTGATCGAGATATCCGTCCTCGCCGGGGCGGGTGATGCGGGTGGCCCGGTGCGGGGCAGTGCCGAGTCCGTGGCCGCCCCGGAAGTGCAGCCGGCCGTTAGCGCCGACTGATGAAATCTCGCCGTACAGATCCGGGCCCCTGCGCCGATCGTGGGCGGTAACAACGTCATCGACCGCGGGCTCCAGCCGACGCAGGGCGGCGGCGGACTCGCGGTCACGGGCGACGCGCAGCCAGGCGTTGAGCACCTCCCGGCACCCGAGCTTGTCCATGTCGGGAACCGTGAGGTCGGTGCGGTCCGCCAGATCGAGGAGGACCTCGTACTCGTCGTCGCCGAAGTTCCCGGCGAGCGCGAGCTGTAGAGGCGTTCGCAACAGGACGCGTAGCTCGGCGGCGACGACCAGCGCGGGTGTGGACTGCTCCAGGGAGATGCCCAGCGCCCGAGCTACGGTGATCTGCTCGTCCGTCGGCGCCGCGCACTTGCGTTCGAGGCTCTCGGCCACGACCTGCCACCTGAGCTCTGGCACTTCCC
The DNA window shown above is from Streptomyces sp. NBC_01451 and carries:
- a CDS encoding ATP-binding protein, whose translation is MRTHTRDPQTLGGAGTLDRMARILAARNIDPVAVAALADEPEPYSPLDALLAAMPPRYQGAVADHPQVLDWARDVAQQAVAPSIGARRQVTTGPSLLMAGVVGAGKTHQAYGAVRQLVKTGVGVRWRATTAADLYADLRPRPGADSERELAAVSRCPLLIIDDLGAAKASEWVEEVTYRLINRRYNHMLPTLITTNLAIKDLRAYLGDRVTSRLAQMTTRVEFEPVDRRRHHPAA
- a CDS encoding WhiB family transcriptional regulator codes for the protein MTTTTISPARHRSLGDHTWQDQAVCQSTEYNPVDPEIFFPEPDETDRITAAKSLCGQCPVRRTCLDAALESGDTDGIRGGLTEEERGPLHTKLAHRLDYSRVNATIAGRDVHLTKDERRAVVHAAYHHGLTEQRLAWLLKITEEHAQKLYRETRRAIRNRDLEQTTKTTPPHETDGERLGRDDFGTAA
- a CDS encoding DUF2637 domain-containing protein, producing MNITSEPSTAHVTGWDRAVVIALGGAGCALSYDALQQMAVAIHVRGLLTYVFPLVIDGFIAYGIRALLVLRDAPLRARLYVWTLFGTATAASIWANALHAVRLNEENASANGLRLGDTVVAVLSTIAPLALAGAVHLYILIARGPVKDSDRSDRDDLGQAGHPGQPEHIAVTRTDRAGQQQPQPGQVSAGQPVAALTDRPRLSLDKQTPDARTLTGDSAPADTTRPDTSHHDREPKATDLGGQPDTAPVVSNQQAVNEPVTGRPDNLPPVTDRPVAPPPVTDSVTRTTGDRRPDPDTEELLEIARSAVRAEDKLTRKVVAQAIRGQQIPLSSDTLTALMVQLRQQHGQSVTTSRN
- a CDS encoding plasmid mobilization protein; translation: MGGEADDRAPREQQSTSEPAFPDRKPRRRTRNPSQRTHKTTTRLSDTEKTEITAAAKQRAVTVARFLAAAGLAVARGSTTVHTNEQLDAAIDELVALRTAISRIGNNINQIAFVYNTGGQPRPGELDHALTTLTCVLTRVDDTADTLVKKRL
- a CDS encoding relaxase/mobilization nuclease domain-containing protein, which produces MVPKIRRGSRTHGLLVYLYGPGKRDEHTDPHLVGSWDGFAPDPGRDTSPDPDPKVTLSRLAAALDLRVKQAGTKAPTEHVWHCSVRTDPGDRTLTDAEWNTVARRLVQAVNLAPDGDPDGCRWVAVRHADDHIHILATMVRGDLRRPRMNYDFKKAQAECRRIEQEMDLRQLMPGDGTGAKTPTSAERFKAERTGRPETPRETLREAVRQAVAGAAGEAEFFTRLREAGLRVKLRHAPSGDVLGYTVALPGDRNRDREPVWFAGSTLAPDLSYPKIQRRLADGTADAVTMPEADTGRSDWSPPARGRRTATGIAERAAIRLDSDDDDAAAQLVGVGELLDAVAQTSPAATCAELGAAARSFERATRSHVRAERADTRAIRSAARGIIQAGGALGRGEDGGTTAMLVSTLVLVALAAARWHSARGHAQQAEASRQTAEHLRAAYRQAAAAPMQALRDQGRALPEAQRRTYETTIRAALPENSTRADTNTKNDALAATLAQAEQVGHDPKALLQEAIAMRELDTAEDVNDVLVWRLRRLAQLPAHPGEAARRPQAETGRAESAANRTGVRTGPPAMTRPAAPDPYNRPPRR
- a CDS encoding Shedu anti-phage system protein SduA domain-containing protein, translating into MPELRWQVVAESLERKCAAPTDEQITVARALGISLEQSTPALVVAAELRVLLRTPLQLALAGNFGDDEYEVLLDLADRTDLTVPDMDKLGCREVLNAWLRVARDRESAAALRRLEPAVDDVVTAHDRRRGPDLYGEISSVGANGRLHFRGGHGLGTAPHRATRITRPGEDGYLDQLRLAREYAAAIQSNPTRITRAQEAQLDRWRINFPATPAAVEALRNALETADDESAMQRLLEKHPALLAGTVVGTHDTWIRPQVQLGNHYMADFMIAGQTSLGVRWTLVELESPVSRMTNPGNKRATTTLRHAVDQIEDWRRWLSTNLHYARSARDADGLGLPGITAEVPGLIIMARETYDDAATEIRDLHARRSHIQVRTYDWLMRINESPDPLRRDAPDQRLRLA